From a region of the Bacillus thermozeamaize genome:
- a CDS encoding anti-sigma F factor antagonist: MAIAWEQDRYRDLLLVRLIGELDMQTAESVRQMLQEELAKGTVKSLVLNLQRLQFMDSSGLGVILGRYKTLQALGGKLLICGANPTVRRLLELSGVFKVSAVFETEDEALQSMGVMTREK, encoded by the coding sequence ATGGCCATCGCATGGGAACAGGACAGATACCGGGATCTTTTACTGGTTCGTCTGATCGGTGAATTGGATATGCAAACCGCAGAGTCTGTTCGTCAGATGTTGCAGGAGGAGCTTGCCAAAGGAACGGTGAAATCCTTGGTTCTCAACTTGCAAAGGCTTCAGTTTATGGACAGCTCCGGTCTCGGCGTGATCCTCGGCAGGTACAAAACCCTGCAAGCGTTGGGCGGAAAGTTGCTGATCTGCGGGGCAAACCCAACGGTCAGGCGATTGCTGGAGCTTTCAGGGGTTTTCAAAGTTTCCGCCGTTTTTGAGACAGAGGACGAGGCGCTTCAATCGATGGGGGTGATGACCCGTGAAAAGTAA